TTAGGGGCCGCAATGTTGTTGAATGTGTATCAAGTTGATCGAAGCGAGTTTGAGGTGAAGAATGAAACAATGAAGTTTGTTGTTGACTTGGAGAAGTGGCATTGCACATATAATGTTTTCGACATTGACAAGATCCCCTGCATCCATGCCATCTTATGCTGAAAGCATACATCCTGGTGGAGAGTTGTCAACGTCCACCTATCCAGAGAATATTGATGAACTGTCTTGCCCACCTCCagctaccaaaaagaaaagtggACGTCCTcctacaaagagaaagagatccgtTGGCGAGTTTGGGGTTCCTGGATCTAAATCTCAGTCCCACAAGTGCAGCAGATGTGGCATAGGAGGGCACAACAAGAGCACATGCCAGAGGCCTATAGGATGAAGTTctacatttttacatttttattgatcATTATTTGGATGTTGGCTATTTGATGGTTATCTGATATGCACCAGACcatatacattttttcttttggaacccTATCCTGAATAAGTATCATTTCTTCCAACTTTTGTAATATAcaacattatcttttgatctcatTTCAATTCTTAGTTTAAACTTCTTTGCTAGAAAAAAAACACAGTAATATTCAACTATTCTGGAATCCCATCCAAAAATCCCGAGTTCCTTTCCAAGGTTTATAATACAACATTTTCTGTTAAGAATATTTATGTGGAAAAGCGTAACATATGATTCTCCTCGGTCTAGCGGCTAAAACACCTATCTGTCGAAATTGTAACGCTTGACTCGACCCGGGTTCGATGCCCCTACTAATcagactttttaaaaaaaatttaagatgaataaaaataaaagaaatatattactTTACTTACAACATGTAATGACTGAAATCAACTTAGCCTAGTGGCTACACCTTAATTCCCTCTTTCCTCCTGGTCATCTTCAGGTTCGAATCCTAGGAgatgtgtatatattttttttttcctccaaaatttGCAAATCACATTATCAAATTTTCCAAATGTATAGATATTAATCCTtagttttgatctcatttcatttttttttctagtttaagAAAGAAGCACACTaatattcatgtatattattCATGCATACTCTGGAAGCCTATCCTGAACTATCAAAGATCTTTCCAatgtattatactataaattgtatggctaaattcaattatgtggaagcaactaccagatgattctcctcagcctagcggctaaCCCACCTAACCTATGATACCGAAACATTTGTTCGACCTGGGTTCGACGCTCCTACAAGTAAGggttgattttaatttttttggtcaagCATATATCTCAAGAATCGAAGAGTCTCTTCCAAACGACATCATGTAACTCAGTAACCGAAGAGTTTCTTTTCGTCAAGATTGGCTGTTATATGATTGGTTATCTCTGTAACCGAAGAGTTTATTTTAACTGACTTCAATAATCGAAGAGTTCCTTTTAGTTCTATAAATATAAGGGACGATATCAGACCTTTTATTCACTCACTTCATTTCTTCTGATTTATCCTTTTGCAATATAAGTTAGTTTTcgatttttctcattttccatTCAATTCATGaacttttttctatttctattttatcgTAACATCTTAGTTTCGATTTTGTTGCAGGACAAAGTTTCAATGGAAGGAAGttcaaagaagatgatgaagcgtcCCATAGAGGAGGTTTACGGATGTGATGCCGCCGAAGGTTTCAATAAGGGAAAGAAGGAAACTGTGGAACATTACAGGGCTCTTCTTCGTTTGTCCAACGAATACAGGCTATCTGAGAATGATTGGAATCTGGCATCCAGCAAAGTAAATTCAATTGCTGTCCAAATCGAGTTGCTTGAAGATATTATCAAAGCTGAtggaaaatttgatttaactgctgagttggagaaactcaaagaagagcaCTCGGAAGCGGAAGGAATGCTTGCTGATGTGAAGGTCAAAGTCCCTGATTGGGATAAACTTGGCGAAAGTTGGCTGTATCATGAGTAATTTCATGTTATCATCttctctttttatgtttttaaggaccacattatatttgattttcagtttttcttttaaatgaataagtacttttgtttctcttgtgttgtttcttcaattaacaacctaaataaaaaaacttgttCAATGTTTTTCACTATTTTGTAAGGGTTTGGCCTAGTGTTCTTGTATCTGGGTTATCTGATTTGcttatttgtttttggaaagctATCCTGAATACCTAAAATGATATCcagattatataaatctatcgTCTGTGAATAAATAAGTTCACATTTACTCTGTTATCGAATATCCACCATAGCCTAGTGGCAAGCCCTTATACTCTTAGTGTACCCTTATCACACAATAAGCCGTGTTTGATCCCCGTTGTGTACACCcacattttttatgtttttaattaaatattcaaaagttatatttgttttttttatagctTTTGGCAAGTATAACACCCTTGGCACAACGGCTGCACACTTTGATTCATCTTTCGAGAGTTCACGAGTTCAATCCATATAGGAtcacattctttttcatttttttttgtaaactttaaagaaatttgtttttggaaagctATCTAGAATACCTAAAATGATATccatattatataaatctatcGTCTGTGAATAAATAAGTTCACATTTACTCTGTTATCGAATATCCACCATAGCCTAGTGGCAAGCCCTTCTACTCTTAATGTACCCTTATCACACAATAAGCCGTGTTCGATTCCCGTTGTGTACAcccacattttttttgtttttaattaaatattcaaaagttaTATTCGTTTTTTATAGCTTTTGGCATGTATAACCCCCTTGGCACAACGGCTGCACACTTTGATTCATCTTTCGAGAGTTCACGAGTTCAATCCATATTGGAtcacattctttttcatttttttttgtaaactttaaaggaatttgtttttggaaagctATCCTGAATACCTAAAATGATATCcagattatataaatctatcgTCTGTGAATAAATAAGTTCACATTTACTCTGTTATCGAATATCCACCATAGCCTAGTGGCAAGCCCTTCTACTCTTAGTGTACCCTTATCACACAATAAGCCGTGTTCGATCCCTGTTGTGTACACCcacattttttctgtttttaattaaatattcaaaggttatatttgttttattatagtttttggCAAGTATAACACCCTTGGCACAACGGCTGCACACTTTGATTCATCTTTCGAGAGTTCAAGAGTTCAATCCATAGTGGAtcacattctttttcattttttttgtaaactttaaaggAATTTGCTAGGCTATGGTGCATTTTGCTTTCTCACTCTTTTTCTAGAAACCCATCCTAAAAGTACCATAAGCATTTGACAATTCATCAAGACATCCTAAAATTTTTTCAATAACaatctaaatgaaaaaaacgTTAGGGATAATTCATTACAAACTTAAACTTGTCCAATTAACATCAAAGTAGAAAAACAGAGTAGAAAACAGAACAAATATGACATTTTTCACTTCCTTTGATCTTCCTGGAAATCTTTATCCATAAACTGGTCGAAGATTTCACAACATAGCTTGCTTCGTAAGTCCATCGCAgtttcatcatttatattagCCATGCTCTTCAATCCCAGTGACCTGCATTCCAGCATCTTCACAACAAAAATACCACAGTTGTATGGAAATTTTGTCTTTGGAAGCCCTTCTGCAAACTTAACTTGAAATGGATTGATATCTTCGAAATTAACCTCTTCAGCAAGAAGTTCCATCTTTATGGCACTAATCAACACTGTCATAAATACCCAAAATTATACAATAAATCAATCACCAACAGACaacaaaatgaatatgtaaaAATGCATCACAAGCACAAGCAGCAAGAGACAAACTTTTATATTCTAAATTagctaaaattatttttttcagtaTACGCATACTTTCACAATCCTATCCATTATCAAtgtaacaatataaataaaactgatTTTTCTACACTGaatgataaaattaataaatcacaAAGAGTTTTTACCTGCCAGTTCTTGGATTTGATTAAGAGCACGTTTGATATTTGCTTTTGGAAGACCACAATGGAAGAGtgtgattgtgttgtccatCAATTGTATCTCCACTCCAATATAGTGATAGCTCAACTTGTCTTCAATGACAACATATATAACATCAACATCTTCCAGCCATACCTTCTTTGGATGTATTAAACCTTTCACAACTTCGCCTACACAGCCCTCTAATAacgtttgttttttcttatgtgGCTTCCTGACAGATTCATAAgcgtacccaaccacttctaagAATCTGACTGGTACAAAGCATGCTGCTGGAAGATTGTTGTTGCGGAACCAAGCACCTTGCTCAACCCTCTTACAATTTAGCATTTCAAATGCAACATTTATGTGCTGCCAATGTAACAATATAGTTAGAAACTTCATATAGAACTGCTATAACATGGACATCTAGCATAGCTCAACTCAACCTCTTCCTAAACATATGACACAATCAAATATCCACAAAGCATTATTACCACTCAATAAGAATCGAAACAGAGTTTGTAAATACAAAACTCAATCATATCCTATTCCTAATCACATTGCATCATCCAGAACCACATTAATTATTAACACTAAATAAATAGAAGACAGAAACAGAGTGTTGATTACCTCTTTGTTGAGATTgttttctgcatcgtccattttttgaaagaattctTTTTCAATTTCTCTTCCATTGATATAAAACGGTCTGTAGTTGATAAAATTAACTAGTATCAATCGaaacttttacaaaataaattaggaaTATTTATGCAAGGACAAAAAGTTGCTTACACACGATATATGCCCCGTAGATCCATCCAGTGTGCAAGCCTTGAAAACCGAGGAAATTCAGGTGTCACAAATGGTTCAATTGGAAGGATTATCTCAGGTGTTACAGGCATAGGAGGGTTTCTAGGTCGTATTGGCCTCTTCTCTTCTCGCTGTAGAAAAGGAAGCAAATCTACTGGATGAGcatttgctttcttcttcttcttacaagCGATAGCCTTCGCCTTCCCCTTTTTGAATGACAAAAATTCAGAtacatttatatcttaatttctagtatgatatataaatatttcatacctttttatcaccatctccttcactTGGATTCACACTCTGCGTCTGCTCTTCTTCTATCTGAAAAACAATACCGAGATATTAAACAAATGacattatttttcaattcaagTGATCCAAGGCATTTGTTTTACCTTTTCTGTCATCTTCCAAACACCATCTAcccattttcttggttttcgcATCTCAGAATGGTTGAAGTAAATTTGTTCAGTAGAATTGTTCAAAGAGACAAAACACGTGCCATCAAACAAAATGACTTTAACTTTTCCAGCGCACCATGCACCATTGTCGAACGCCTCCACGTCATCCATTAGCTCATAACTTTTCTTCGCTCCAGGTCTCTCAGGTGGTGGTTGAGGACGTATTCTGTCAATTGATACACGTGTCTGAAcactccttttcctcttcttttcgtCCAGAGACGGTGCAGAGTACTCAACTTTCACCATCTCAACCCCATCAACCAAATATGTTGCCAACACATTTCCTGGATACCATTTATGACAAGTATTGTCATCTTGTGATGAAATCTCCACATTTGCTCCGATCTCAAAGGTATTTTGAACTCTGCTTTCTACATCCTGTGATTGTTTAGATTCAAGGATATCTAGTCATTTTGATAGTTGCTGTATATTTATTAaaggttttaaaataaaagtaataccTTATTTTGCTCGTGAGTCTCCTGAATGTTTGGTGAAATGTTCTCATTCATAAGCTCGTGAGTCTCCTGAATTCGGGAATGGTTTCATGAACACGTACAAGGGCTTccaaaaattacttgaaaagtccaattttttaaagaatgtaCCTGTTGCGTATGAATTGGAGTAAGGACTGGAGTCTCAATATTCTGTTGAGCTATTGGAGAACCAGGTGTCTCTTTCGTGATCTCATTCATAGGCTCTCGTGTATCCTGAAGTCAGGAATGGGATTATGAACACGTACAAGAACttccaaaaattaattgaagtacaaccaaattcataattttataaataccaacagttttcaaaattatacttGCCTCATTGTTAAGTTGTTCATCTGCTTGATCTGTATTGGCTTCACCTTGTCTGGAAGCCGTCTCATGAAATGGAGTTGTGTCAGTCTGTGCAAGTACAACAAAAATTAGGAAGGCAATCCTAAATATGTATAACATCttccaaaattacttgacaactcaaaaaaaaaaaactgaatcaagaactagataaacattaattttaatttccgaaaaaaaagttacctcattgtttggagtttcataTGAAGTAACTCTTTGTAGTTTCTCTAGTTTTGTCACACGTTCTTTAATCTGTTTCCTGTCTTTTTCAATCAAACACAAACGATCGTTCATGATCCTTAAATTATCTCCCACCATCTCGCTGATTCTATTGATCTTTGATTCCAAAGACTCCTCctgatacgaagaagaagcttgactCATCCATCCATTCCCAAACAGTAAAGATGATCTTCTTATTTGTTCATTAGCACCGTATAGGTCTACTGACATGTTTCGCCAATCtctaattttaaacttataaccTCTCTTGGATAAATCGGCCATGTCATCCAGATCTTTATTAGCTTCGTCTTCCATGCAAACATCAGCTTCTGGATCATTAGGAATAGGAGGTAGGATGCATGTGACCTTAAGCTgaaaccataaaaataattagcttttaaatggagaatcataaggcaaaacagaaacaagaaaaaaataatgtaaaaacttACATGATCTTTGATTTCAATTAGGAGAACATCTATCAGCTGTGGAGAAGCTATTTGAAGGTACTTCTCACACAAAAATATTGGGGTAGACAGTTGAACGCTCAGAATAGGAACCACTTGACTGAATGCATACTGTAGCAAAGGTACTGACTCAAGTATCCATATAAGAAATGCCATAGGGAATCCTTGCAaatcataattgtttttgtcGAGGCTTTTGTCGACAGCTCTCTGAAGTGATTTTAACAGCAAATTATAAGCTGTTCTCCCCCATGGGTATGTCATCAAGACATCCATATCCTGCGCTATTTTCACATAATCCAAAGTAAAAGTTGTGCCACCGTCGAGAAGGCTCTTCTGTAGTAGTATGCTCTCAATCAGGAGGAGCATTGCAAGGCAGAATCTCTCATCAGAAgcatcttctcttgtgtttctgaGCTGCTTCTCCACGTCCTTTACTGTATGAGTACGCCCTTTTAGGAAGTCCCACTTAAATCTCTCGGTTTCCTCTCGTGGTTCTCTTGCTTCACCACTACATTTCAAACCAGTCACCATGTGGAATTCTCTTATAGAGAACCTCATTGGCTGAGCACCAAAATGGAACCAGGCTTCGTGTCTC
The nucleotide sequence above comes from Brassica napus cultivar Da-Ae chromosome A9, Da-Ae, whole genome shotgun sequence. Encoded proteins:
- the LOC106361247 gene encoding uncharacterized protein LOC106361247 gives rise to the protein MGDPLPLRLALPELRYPIGSEPGKTISINQHSIVAYIKTVKEILGNDEFNRIRGTFLGPVIKLGERSLKLSAKIVHAVLTKNIKTVKRHEAWFHFGAQPMRFSIREFHMVTGLKCSGEAREPREETERFKWDFLKGRTHTVKDVEKQLRNTREDASDERFCLAMLLLIESILLQKSLLDGGTTFTLDYVKIAQDMDVLMTYPWGRTAYNLLLKSLQRAVDKSLDKNNYDLQGFPMAFLIWILESVPLLQYAFSQVVPILSVQLSTPIFLCEKYLQIASPQLIDVLLIEIKDHVSFYIIFFLFLFCLMILHLKANYFYGFSLRSHASYLLFLMIQKLMFAWKTKLIKIWMTWPIYPREVISLKLEIGETCQ